AAAGATTAATTAGTATAAGGTGAGTTTATGGATTTTGAACAAGAACAAGAACTTATATCAAATATAAAACTATATATTAGTGAAAATTTGCCCTTAAGCAGCATGAGTGATGAGGAACTAGAAGAAAAGGTAGAGGAAATCGTACTACAACGTATAGGTAATCAGTACTGTCCCATTGAAAAGAGAGTTTCCATAGTACAGCAGGTCTATAGTTCTATACGAGGTTTCGGCCTTCTAGATTCAATCATGAATGATGACACAATAACTGAGGTTATGATTAATGGGCCTGACAATGTTTTTATAGAAAAAAACGGACAATTGTTCAAACTTGACAAAAAGTTTGAAAGTCAGCGCCGCCTAGAAGATATAATCCAGCGAATTGTAGGGCTATCAGGTCGTGAGGTCAATCAAGCTAACCCCATCTGTGATACCCGTCTTCCTGATGGGTCCCGTGTGAATGTCGTCTTGCCTCCTATTGCACTATGTGGCCCAACCCTTACCATTCGAAAGTTTTCCAAGACTCCAATGACTGTGGAAAAGCTAATCGAGTATGGTTCAATAACTCAGGAAATAGCGGATAAACTTCAGTTATTAGTCAGAGCAAAGTACAATATTTTCATCAGTGGTGGTACTGGTTCTGGTAAGACTACCTTTTTAAATGCCTTGTCTAACTATATCCCAAAGGATGAACGTGTAATCACGATCGAGGACTCAGCAGAGCTACAGATAGTTGGCATAAGTAACCTTGTGAGTCTAGAGACCAGGAATGCAAATGCGGCAGGTGCAGGCCAAATCACTATTCGAGACCTAATTAAATCCTCTCTTCGTATGAGGCCTGAAAGGATTGTAGTTGGAGAGGTTCGCGGCGGAGAAGCCCTTGATATGTTGCAAGCTATGAATACTGGACATGACGGTTCATTATCAACAGGTCATGCTAACTCTACAGAAGATATGCTAAGCCGTTTAGAAACTATGGTTTTACAGGGAGCGGCAGGCCTCCCGCTAGAGGCGATAAGACAACAGATAGCTTCAGCAGTAGATATTATCATTCACCTTTCA
The Clostridia bacterium DNA segment above includes these coding regions:
- a CDS encoding CpaF family protein; the encoded protein is MDFEQEQELISNIKLYISENLPLSSMSDEELEEKVEEIVLQRIGNQYCPIEKRVSIVQQVYSSIRGFGLLDSIMNDDTITEVMINGPDNVFIEKNGQLFKLDKKFESQRRLEDIIQRIVGLSGREVNQANPICDTRLPDGSRVNVVLPPIALCGPTLTIRKFSKTPMTVEKLIEYGSITQEIADKLQLLVRAKYNIFISGGTGSGKTTFLNALSNYIPKDERVITIEDSAELQIVGISNLVSLETRNANAAGAGQITIRDLIKSSLRMRPERIVVGEVRGGEALDMLQAMNTGHDGSLSTGHANSTEDMLSRLETMVLQGAAGLPLEAIRQQIASAVDIIIHLSRLRDKSRKTMEITEVVGYEDGQIVLNPLYIFEEDEDSTLEKVSGQLKRTKNPMKNDFKLRLAGIKTEI